From one Luteolibacter sp. SL250 genomic stretch:
- a CDS encoding DUF72 domain-containing protein — translation MRFWIGTSGFQYPEWKGGFYPADLPVAKMLGYYSERFSTTEVNYTFRQIPKETTVAKWVAGTPEEFRFTFKAPQKVTHFAKLRNCGDTMRHFHHIMTGLGEKRGAVLLQLPPNVEKDTEVLADFLVELPQEMRAAFEFRHESWFDGEVYALLEKHNAALCLAESAELATPRKVTADFGYLRLRREDYTDADLGDWAAFVKKQKKHWGEVYVYFKHEEKGVGPVFAEKFKGMVQEVLQMSSKDMRRSRP, via the coding sequence ATGCGCTTCTGGATCGGCACTTCCGGTTTCCAATACCCCGAATGGAAGGGGGGCTTCTACCCGGCCGACCTGCCGGTGGCAAAGATGCTCGGCTACTACTCGGAGCGGTTTTCCACCACGGAGGTCAACTACACCTTCCGCCAGATCCCGAAGGAAACGACGGTGGCGAAATGGGTGGCGGGCACGCCGGAGGAGTTCCGCTTCACGTTCAAAGCCCCGCAGAAGGTCACGCACTTCGCCAAGCTGCGGAACTGCGGCGACACCATGCGCCATTTTCACCACATCATGACCGGGCTGGGGGAGAAACGCGGCGCGGTGCTGCTGCAACTGCCGCCGAACGTGGAGAAGGACACGGAGGTGTTGGCGGATTTCCTGGTGGAGCTGCCGCAGGAAATGAGGGCGGCCTTCGAGTTCCGCCATGAATCGTGGTTCGACGGGGAGGTGTATGCGCTGCTGGAAAAGCACAACGCCGCGCTCTGTCTGGCGGAAAGCGCCGAGCTGGCGACACCGCGCAAAGTCACCGCAGACTTCGGCTACCTGCGGCTGAGGCGGGAGGATTACACGGATGCGGACTTGGGGGATTGGGCGGCCTTCGTGAAGAAGCAGAAGAAGCACTGGGGCGAAGTCTATGTCTACTTCAAGCACGAGGAAAAGGGCGTCGGCCCCGTCTTCGCGGAGAAGTTCAAGGGGATGGTACAGGAAGTCCTGCAGATGTCTTCGAAGGATATGCGGCGCAGCCGCCCCTGA
- the trpB gene encoding tryptophan synthase subunit beta — protein MAAATITPDTTGHFGQFGGMFVPETLMTPLQDLSVAYEAAKNDPAFHDELNALLTDYVGRPTPLYFAERWTEKLGGAKIYLKREDLLHTGAHKINNAIGQILLAKRLGKKRIIAETGAGQHGVATATVCARFGMECVVYMGAVDMERQALNVARMRLMGAEVRAVTAGQATLKEAVNEAMRDWVATVDHTHYILGSALGSHPFPMIVRDFHRVIGVEAREQILKKEGRLPDLLVACVGGGSNAIGLFHPFLGDENVRMVGVEAGGDGIIPERHAARFQGGKLGVLQGTKTWLLADDDGQIQLTHSISAGLDYAAVGPEHAYLQNMGRVEYTYATDDEALAAFKELAHCEGIIPALESSHAMAYVSKIAGSLPKDSIIIANLSGRGDKDVEQAARHLLGGV, from the coding sequence ATGGCAGCCGCTACCATCACCCCAGACACCACCGGCCACTTCGGCCAGTTCGGTGGCATGTTCGTCCCGGAAACGCTGATGACCCCGCTGCAGGATCTGTCCGTGGCCTATGAGGCCGCGAAGAATGATCCCGCCTTCCACGACGAATTGAACGCCCTGCTCACGGACTACGTGGGCCGTCCGACCCCGCTGTATTTCGCGGAGCGGTGGACGGAGAAGCTGGGCGGGGCCAAGATTTACCTGAAGCGGGAGGACCTGCTGCACACCGGCGCGCACAAGATCAACAACGCCATCGGCCAGATCCTGCTGGCGAAGCGGCTGGGCAAGAAGCGCATCATCGCGGAAACCGGCGCGGGCCAGCACGGCGTGGCGACCGCCACCGTCTGCGCGCGCTTCGGCATGGAGTGTGTGGTCTACATGGGCGCGGTCGATATGGAGCGCCAGGCGCTCAACGTGGCCCGCATGCGCCTGATGGGGGCGGAGGTCCGCGCGGTGACCGCCGGCCAGGCCACCCTGAAGGAAGCGGTCAACGAGGCGATGCGCGACTGGGTGGCAACCGTGGACCACACCCACTACATCCTCGGCTCCGCGCTGGGATCGCATCCTTTCCCGATGATCGTGCGGGATTTCCACCGCGTGATCGGCGTGGAGGCCCGGGAGCAGATCCTGAAAAAGGAAGGCCGCCTGCCGGACCTGCTGGTCGCCTGTGTGGGCGGCGGCTCGAACGCCATCGGCCTGTTCCACCCATTCCTGGGTGATGAGAACGTCCGCATGGTGGGCGTGGAGGCCGGGGGCGACGGGATCATCCCGGAGCGCCACGCGGCGCGTTTCCAGGGCGGCAAGCTGGGCGTGCTGCAGGGCACGAAAACCTGGCTGCTGGCGGATGACGACGGCCAGATCCAGCTCACCCACTCCATCTCCGCCGGTCTGGACTACGCCGCCGTGGGACCGGAACACGCCTACCTCCAGAACATGGGCCGGGTGGAATACACCTACGCCACGGACGATGAGGCGCTGGCCGCCTTCAAGGAACTGGCCCACTGCGAGGGCATCATCCCCGCGCTGGAGTCCTCCCACGCCATGGCCTACGTCTCGAAGATTGCCGGCAGCCTGCCGAAGGACTCCATCATCATCGCGAACCTGTCAGGCCGTGGTGACAAGGACGTCGAGCAGGCGGCAAGGCATTTGCTCGGCGGAGTGTGA